The following proteins come from a genomic window of Ferviditalea candida:
- a CDS encoding adenosylcobalamin-dependent ribonucleoside-diphosphate reductase, which translates to MKTAQKKKLEGLSEKIFLDRYAMKDADTNNTKVGDVVLVLTKDDPKFPAKEVGEVVERSGRQVKVKLRSGEIVDSEIEKLTLTVEKTPEQLWNRLAKAMASVEATPEKKKEWTEKFRYVLEDWKLVPGGRIAAGADASDELTLFNCYVIPSPKDSRGGIMETLSQMTEIMSRGGGVGINLSSLRPRRALVKGVNGSSSGAVSWGGLFSYTTGLIEQGGSRRGALMLMIDDWHPDLMNFITVKSTMGQVTNANLSVCVSNGFMKAVKEDLDWDLVFPDTEDPDYNAVWDGNMAKWKGLGKPVKHFRTVKAREVWHTIIESAWKSAEPGVVFMEYYNQMSNSWYFNPIICTNPCGEQGLPAWGVCNLSAINLSKFYDEEKHDVAWEELAKVVHYSVRFLDNVIDKTPYHFPENEANQKNERRIGLGSMGLAELMIRLGIRYGSAESLKFLDKLYGFIARESYLASADIAAEKGSFPMYDPDKFLLSGFMKNLVSEYPEVGAAIKKKGVRNVTILTQAPTGSTGTMVDTSTGIEPYFAFEYYRQSRLGFDKQYVPIAQEWQDQHPGEPLPDYYVTSMDLSAEDHIRVQAAIQRWVDSSISKTANCPNDFTVNETKDLYELAFDLGCKGVTIYRDGSRDTQVLQLDKKDKEEKKDASAPADDSAEQATASSAESDPFEKLTGSLAVNNNESSVIDTEYRKRPQVLRGSTYKINTPLGMAYITINDLNGTPGEIFLNVGKAGSDVFAMAEALGRVCSLFLRYGDHGNKVNLLIKHLKGIGGSGAIGFGANRVESIADALAKALEMHMEGHQPQHIPAPVQAVQVSDPTVSHEPTKAVPTSTDLCPSCGSASLINSEGCKNCANCGYSRCS; encoded by the coding sequence GATACAAACAACACCAAGGTCGGCGATGTCGTTCTGGTGCTGACGAAGGATGACCCCAAGTTTCCCGCCAAGGAAGTCGGCGAAGTGGTGGAGCGCAGCGGTAGGCAAGTGAAGGTCAAGCTCCGCAGCGGCGAGATCGTCGATTCGGAAATCGAGAAGCTGACGCTGACCGTGGAAAAAACCCCCGAGCAGCTGTGGAATCGCCTCGCGAAAGCGATGGCCTCTGTAGAAGCGACACCGGAGAAAAAGAAGGAATGGACGGAAAAGTTCCGCTATGTGCTTGAGGATTGGAAGCTGGTTCCGGGGGGACGGATTGCCGCGGGAGCCGATGCCAGCGACGAGCTGACCTTGTTCAACTGCTATGTCATTCCATCCCCGAAGGACAGCCGGGGCGGCATCATGGAGACCCTGTCGCAGATGACCGAAATCATGTCCCGAGGCGGCGGCGTGGGGATCAACCTGTCCTCGCTGCGTCCGCGGCGCGCGCTGGTCAAGGGCGTGAACGGCTCGTCCAGCGGAGCGGTTTCCTGGGGCGGTCTGTTCAGCTACACGACGGGACTGATCGAGCAGGGCGGAAGCCGCCGCGGCGCGCTGATGCTGATGATCGACGACTGGCATCCGGACCTGATGAATTTCATTACCGTCAAATCGACCATGGGACAGGTCACCAACGCCAACCTGTCGGTTTGCGTAAGCAACGGCTTCATGAAAGCCGTAAAGGAGGATCTGGACTGGGATCTGGTATTCCCGGACACGGAGGATCCCGATTATAACGCCGTTTGGGACGGCAACATGGCCAAGTGGAAGGGGCTCGGCAAGCCTGTCAAGCATTTCCGTACAGTCAAAGCGCGCGAGGTTTGGCATACGATCATCGAATCGGCCTGGAAATCGGCGGAGCCCGGCGTTGTCTTTATGGAATATTACAATCAAATGTCCAACAGCTGGTATTTCAACCCGATCATCTGCACGAATCCTTGCGGAGAGCAGGGGCTTCCGGCTTGGGGCGTTTGCAACCTGTCGGCGATCAACCTGTCCAAATTCTACGATGAGGAAAAGCATGACGTTGCCTGGGAGGAGCTGGCGAAGGTGGTCCATTATTCCGTCCGTTTTCTCGATAACGTCATCGACAAGACGCCGTACCACTTCCCCGAGAATGAAGCGAACCAGAAAAACGAGCGCCGCATCGGCCTCGGCTCGATGGGTCTTGCGGAGCTGATGATCCGGCTGGGAATCCGTTACGGAAGCGCGGAATCGTTGAAGTTCCTTGACAAGCTGTACGGCTTTATTGCCAGAGAATCCTATTTGGCCTCTGCGGATATCGCCGCGGAAAAAGGCTCGTTCCCGATGTATGACCCCGACAAGTTCCTGCTGAGCGGATTCATGAAGAATCTGGTTAGCGAATATCCGGAGGTCGGCGCGGCCATCAAGAAGAAAGGCGTCCGCAATGTGACGATTCTGACGCAGGCTCCGACCGGAAGCACCGGGACGATGGTGGACACCTCCACCGGCATCGAGCCGTACTTCGCTTTTGAATATTACCGTCAAAGCCGCCTCGGCTTCGATAAACAATATGTACCGATCGCTCAGGAGTGGCAGGATCAGCATCCGGGCGAGCCGCTGCCGGATTATTACGTGACGTCGATGGATTTGTCGGCGGAGGATCACATCCGTGTACAGGCGGCGATCCAGCGTTGGGTGGACAGCTCGATTTCGAAAACGGCCAACTGTCCCAACGATTTCACCGTCAACGAGACGAAGGATCTGTATGAGCTGGCGTTCGATTTGGGCTGCAAGGGCGTGACCATCTATCGCGACGGCAGCCGCGACACGCAGGTGCTGCAGCTTGACAAGAAAGACAAGGAAGAGAAGAAGGACGCTTCGGCTCCGGCAGACGATTCGGCTGAGCAGGCAACCGCATCGTCTGCGGAATCCGACCCCTTCGAGAAGCTGACCGGCTCGCTGGCCGTGAACAATAACGAGTCGTCCGTCATCGATACGGAATACCGCAAACGTCCGCAGGTACTCCGCGGCTCGACCTACAAGATCAACACGCCGCTCGGCATGGCGTATATCACGATTAACGATTTGAACGGAACGCCGGGCGAGATCTTCCTGAACGTCGGCAAAGCCGGGTCGGACGTGTTCGCCATGGCGGAAGCCTTGGGCCGCGTATGCTCGTTGTTCCTGCGCTACGGCGATCACGGCAACAAGGTGAATCTGCTGATCAAGCATCTGAAGGGCATCGGCGGCTCCGGCGCGATCGGCTTCGGCGCCAATCGGGTCGAGTCCATCGCGGATGCGCTGGCCAAGGCGCTGGAAATGCACATGGAAGGGCATCAGCCGCAGCACATTCCCGCACCCGTTCAAGCCGTGCAGGTAAGCGATCCGACCGTATCGCACGAACCGACCAAAGCGGTGCCGACGTCCACGGACCTCTGCCCGTCCTGCGGCTCCGCTTCGCTGATCAACAGCGAGGGCTGCAAAAACTGCGCCAACTGCGGCTACAGTAGGTGTTCGTAA